A window of the Choristoneura fumiferana chromosome 30, NRCan_CFum_1, whole genome shotgun sequence genome harbors these coding sequences:
- the LOC141444651 gene encoding uncharacterized protein, with protein MQGPMGSGTMSGKSELMVFKAGNKTPFNVPPIALSGVALTRVAKFKYLGHWVTDSLSDNMDIERERRSMAVRCNMLARRFARCTKEVKITLFRAYCQSFYTCSLCVDYTQKAYNDLRVQYNNAFRVLMGLGRRCSASGMFAEAHVDGFAAVMRKRCASLRARLCASPNTILVALAERWDSPMLSRWGRLHAHL; from the coding sequence ATGCAGGGTCCCATGGGCTCAGGTACAATGTCGGGGAAGAGTGAGTTAATGGTGTTCAAGGCAGGAAACAAAACTCCTTTTAATGTACCACCAATTGCTCTCTCTGGTGTTGCTCTAACCAGGGTAGCTAAATTCAAATACTTGGGTCATTGGGTCACTGACAGTTTGAGTGACAATATGGATATAGAGAGAGAGCGCAGGTCGATGGCCGTCCGATGCAATATGTTAGCCCGCAGGTTTGCTCGATGCACTAAGGAAGTCAAGATAACGCTCTTTAGGGCATACTGTCAATCATTCTACACGTGCAGCCTGTGTGTTGACTATACGCAGAAGGCGTACAACGATTTACGCGTGCAGTACAACAATGCGTTCCGGGTGTTGATGGGGCTGGGGCGAAGGTGCAGCGCATCTGGCATGTTCGCCGAGGCGCACGTGGACGGCTTCGCAGCCGTGATGAGGAAGAGGTGCGCGTCGCTGCGCGCCCGCCTCTGCGCCAGCCCCAACACCATCCTGGTGGCATTGGCCGAGCGATGGGACAGCCCTATGTTAAGCCGGTGGGGGCGCTTGCATGCGCAcctctaa